In Deinococcus reticulitermitis, a genomic segment contains:
- a CDS encoding transposase: MPGRTHSREFKLEIVNQVESGQKTTAQLSRERSLSPSVIHRWRKEVEARGEAAFTDQAKPDQSLEQRIAELERFCGQLSLENTILKKSLATYRSKPGTK, encoded by the coding sequence ATGCCCGGACGCACCCACAGCCGCGAGTTCAAGCTGGAGATCGTCAACCAGGTCGAGAGCGGCCAGAAGACCACCGCGCAGCTCAGCCGCGAACGCAGCCTCTCGCCCAGCGTGATTCACCGTTGGCGCAAAGAAGTGGAGGCCCGAGGGGAGGCGGCCTTCACCGACCAGGCCAAACCCGACCAGTCGTTGGAACAGCGCATTGCCGAACTGGAGCGGTTCTGCGGGCAGTTGTCGCTGGAGAACACCATCCTGAAAAAGTCGTTGGCGACGTACCGCTCGAAACCAGGCACCAAATGA
- a CDS encoding type II toxin-antitoxin system PemK/MazF family toxin yields MLEVDFAAQQPSGNEQSGFRPAIIVAVPDFLAPPRFPGLMVVPLTSQVEKFRDLSEALYPMYASGSGGLTRDSIALIDQLRYVDQARITGRLGRFTETEYEPVRRALKVMFAF; encoded by the coding sequence GTGCTGGAAGTCGACTTCGCTGCTCAGCAACCGAGTGGCAACGAGCAGTCCGGCTTCCGGCCCGCGATCATCGTGGCGGTTCCGGATTTTCTGGCACCCCCACGCTTTCCCGGCCTGATGGTCGTCCCGTTGACGTCCCAGGTGGAGAAATTCAGGGACCTGAGTGAGGCGCTCTATCCAATGTATGCGAGTGGCTCTGGGGGCCTCACACGCGACAGTATCGCCCTGATTGATCAGCTGCGCTATGTGGATCAGGCCCGGATCACTGGCCGATTGGGCCGCTTCACGGAGACAGAATATGAACCGGTACGGCGGGCATTGAAGGTCATGTTCGCGTTCTGA
- a CDS encoding ABC-three component system protein, giving the protein MTRDFSADASASGLGYLYQVRYALYLLFDRVKDEPDCAVSIERLDDVAFESDGTAEELLQLKHTVYPARADLADASERLWKTLRIWSLKLKAEPADVERLVLSLVSTGYASDDSAAGLLRPNRQRDETEALRRLRETARNSKSKANKLAYEAFSDLTLEQQSLLLSRVHVLDNHPNIRAVRDKLLREFRVYTPRYESLYSRLEGWWFDRVVEHLMAPDQIHTLSGRELIDHLQDLVDQLRSDALPNDFPEQLEMDESELSPQERTFVEQLKLILLNDTRIRLAIGHYYRAFQQRHKWLDEGLIFPKELSDYEAYLIGQWRTQFLIMKDNLIDPPDDRDMQRLGRQLFDQFVETTAHRPIRDRYRDTGFSKGVFHILANNLQVGWHSEFQTRLTQLMVAGAREAR; this is encoded by the coding sequence ATGACCCGGGACTTCTCCGCTGACGCGTCGGCTTCTGGGTTGGGCTACCTCTATCAGGTGCGGTACGCCCTTTACCTCCTGTTTGACCGGGTCAAAGACGAGCCGGACTGTGCGGTTTCGATTGAGCGGCTGGATGACGTGGCCTTCGAGAGCGACGGCACGGCGGAGGAACTGCTTCAGCTGAAGCACACGGTTTATCCCGCCCGGGCCGACCTGGCGGACGCCAGCGAACGACTCTGGAAAACCCTTCGCATCTGGAGCCTGAAACTCAAGGCGGAGCCTGCAGATGTCGAGCGTCTGGTGCTGTCTCTGGTGTCGACAGGCTACGCCAGTGACGACTCGGCGGCAGGTCTGCTGAGGCCTAACCGGCAACGTGATGAAACTGAGGCGCTTCGGCGCCTGCGCGAGACCGCCCGGAATTCGAAAAGCAAGGCCAACAAGCTGGCATACGAGGCCTTCTCAGATCTGACGCTGGAGCAGCAGTCGCTGCTGCTCAGCCGCGTCCACGTCTTGGACAACCACCCCAATATCCGTGCCGTCCGTGACAAATTGCTGCGCGAATTCCGGGTCTACACCCCGCGGTACGAGAGCCTGTACAGCCGGCTGGAAGGGTGGTGGTTTGACCGGGTGGTCGAACACCTTATGGCCCCCGATCAGATTCACACCCTGTCAGGCCGCGAACTCATCGATCACCTGCAAGACCTGGTCGACCAGCTGCGCTCCGACGCCCTGCCCAACGATTTCCCGGAACAGCTGGAAATGGACGAGAGTGAGCTCAGCCCTCAGGAACGCACGTTCGTCGAACAGTTGAAGCTGATTCTGCTCAACGACACCCGCATCCGGCTGGCCATCGGACACTACTACCGCGCCTTCCAGCAGCGGCACAAATGGCTGGACGAAGGCCTGATTTTCCCAAAAGAACTTTCGGATTACGAAGCCTATCTGATCGGCCAGTGGCGAACGCAATTCCTGATCATGAAAGACAACCTGATTGATCCACCGGATGACCGGGACATGCAGCGCCTGGGGCGGCAACTGTTTGATCAATTCGTGGAGACCACCGCTCACCGGCCCATCCGCGACCGCTACCGCGACACGGGCTTTTCCAAAGGTGTCTTCCACATTCTGGCCAACAATTTGCAGGTTGGGTGGCACAGTGAGTTTCAGACCCGATTGACCCAACTTATGGTTGCCGGCGCCCGAGAGGCCCGATGA
- a CDS encoding DUF3732 domain-containing protein, with product MYFPESSAAQDQVKESGQVQDDWRAVQQLFHFILDTVSGLSPHFQVIISDHANLREDDRFQGAIREVWRDGHALIPQAWIEEWQESHPVPAPESEGDDEGENSAPELA from the coding sequence ATGTATTTCCCGGAGAGCAGCGCGGCTCAGGATCAGGTCAAAGAGTCTGGACAGGTTCAGGACGACTGGCGCGCAGTTCAGCAACTGTTTCACTTCATCCTCGACACCGTCAGTGGGCTTTCGCCTCACTTTCAGGTGATCATCAGTGACCATGCCAATCTCCGGGAGGACGACCGCTTTCAAGGTGCCATCCGGGAAGTCTGGCGGGACGGACACGCCCTGATTCCCCAGGCATGGATTGAAGAGTGGCAGGAATCACACCCAGTGCCGGCGCCGGAGTCGGAGGGTGACGACGAGGGCGAGAACTCCGCACCTGAATTGGCTTGA
- a CDS encoding CopD family protein produces the protein MSLLMLAKYLIYLGSALLLGGAAARAWRPDGQPGARWLGLGAALILVGGSAQVALTLAALGYLTPADVPAYLQQTVPGRAVLTLLLGTALLLAAGVARWPAWLSMAAAGTLLWGLGGLGHGATHGPSVRLLHTAHAGAMAVWLGGVLTLVSWPEQRLAALARFGPVATVCVLVLGVTGVVASWEHAGGMPTPDSRYGRVLLLKLAFVGAVLGVAGLLRRSLARQGRVDALLSLELALLGLILAVTASLSVTPTPAHG, from the coding sequence GTGTCCCTGCTGATGCTCGCCAAGTACCTGATCTACCTGGGCAGCGCGCTGCTGCTGGGCGGCGCGGCGGCCCGGGCGTGGCGGCCGGACGGCCAGCCCGGCGCGCGCTGGTTGGGCCTGGGGGCCGCCCTGATCCTGGTGGGGGGCAGCGCACAGGTCGCGCTGACGCTCGCGGCCCTCGGGTACCTGACCCCGGCGGACGTGCCGGCCTACCTGCAACAGACGGTGCCGGGACGAGCGGTGCTAACCCTGCTGCTGGGGACTGCGCTGCTGCTGGCGGCCGGGGTGGCCCGCTGGCCCGCCTGGCTCAGCATGGCGGCGGCCGGCACGCTGCTCTGGGGCCTGGGGGGGCTGGGGCACGGGGCGACCCACGGCCCGAGCGTCCGCCTCCTGCACACCGCCCACGCCGGCGCGATGGCGGTGTGGCTGGGTGGTGTGCTGACCCTGGTGAGTTGGCCAGAGCAGCGCCTGGCGGCCCTGGCGCGCTTCGGGCCAGTGGCGACCGTCTGCGTGCTGGTGCTGGGCGTCACGGGTGTGGTCGCCTCCTGGGAACACGCCGGTGGGATGCCGACCCCAGACAGCCGGTATGGGCGGGTTCTGCTGCTCAAACTGGCGTTTGTGGGCGCCGTGCTGGGGGTGGCGGGTCTGCTCCGGCGGAGCCTGGCGCGTCAGGGGCGTGTAGACGCCCTGCTCTCGCTGGAACTGGCTCTGCTGGGCCTGATTCTGGCGGTGACGGCGAGCCTGTCGGTGACCCCGACGCCGGCCCACGGCTAG
- a CDS encoding IS3 family transposase, whose amino-acid sequence MIEDARFAHPEVSVRRLCELHGVSRSWFYQRQHQEEVDPDEALVGDIEAVVVEFIGYGYRRVTRELARRGHPANHKRVLRVMREHRLLCRPKRRYRATTNSNHSEARFPNLLPEVLPVRPDQVWQADLTYVRVQQGFVYLACVLDGFTREVVGWSMSKFLDADLPLAALNNALAARCPAPGLLHHSDQGVQYASRVYVDRLRSAAITPSMSRTGNPYDNAKMESFYKTLKTEEVDLQEYVDLDDARRHIEFFIADLYNCRRLHSSLGYLPPAEFAAQYTAAQR is encoded by the coding sequence ATGATCGAGGATGCGCGTTTCGCGCATCCCGAGGTGTCGGTACGTCGCCTGTGTGAGCTGCATGGGGTGAGCCGCTCGTGGTTCTATCAACGGCAGCACCAGGAGGAGGTGGACCCCGACGAGGCCTTGGTGGGCGACATTGAGGCTGTGGTGGTGGAGTTCATCGGCTACGGGTATCGGCGGGTGACACGTGAGCTAGCCCGGCGAGGCCACCCTGCGAACCACAAACGGGTGCTGCGGGTCATGCGGGAACACCGCTTGCTGTGTCGCCCCAAACGTCGCTATCGGGCCACGACGAACTCGAACCACAGTGAGGCGCGCTTTCCGAACCTGCTGCCGGAGGTTCTCCCGGTGCGGCCCGATCAGGTGTGGCAGGCCGATCTGACCTACGTGCGGGTGCAGCAGGGCTTTGTCTACTTGGCCTGCGTGCTGGACGGCTTCACCCGCGAGGTGGTGGGCTGGTCCATGTCGAAGTTCCTGGACGCCGACTTGCCGCTGGCCGCATTGAACAACGCGCTGGCCGCGCGTTGTCCTGCCCCAGGTCTGCTGCATCATTCGGACCAGGGGGTGCAATACGCCAGCCGGGTGTACGTGGACCGCTTGCGGTCCGCAGCTATCACGCCGAGCATGTCCAGAACGGGGAATCCGTACGACAACGCCAAGATGGAGAGCTTCTACAAGACCCTGAAGACCGAGGAGGTCGACTTGCAAGAGTACGTCGATCTGGACGACGCTCGGCGGCACATTGAGTTCTTCATCGCGGACCTGTACAACTGCCGCCGCCTGCACTCCAGTCTGGGATACCTCCCACCTGCCGAGTTCGCCGCCCAGTACACTGCCGCCCAGAGGTGA
- a CDS encoding IS3 family transposase (programmed frameshift) has protein sequence MGERKRYSKEFKQEAVRLAKEPDRSVLQVAQGLGISDSALHRWVREFAGQGGAAFPGHGKQVLTPEQAEIKRLQRELDIARQERDVLKKAGGLLRPGTMTAFEFIETHRGKFRLDVMCRMLGVTKSGYFTWRGRPISTRKTKDAELKDEIERIHARSRGRYGVPRVHAELRAAGTACSRRRVARLMREAGLQGKVRKRYKATTQADPAHPPAEDLVRRNFEVTAPNTVWASDMSYLPTKEGWLYLAVVLDLHSRLVVGWSMGERLTTDLPLAALKMGFDQRRPPPGLIHHSDRGSQYTSSAYRGALEAQGALASMGKKGDCFDNAVVESFFSTLKRELLLDHVFHTRQEGRSQVFEYVEMFYNRQRRHSFLGYRSPVEFERIREPVAA, from the exons GTGGGAGAGCGAAAGAGGTACAGCAAAGAGTTCAAGCAGGAGGCCGTCCGGCTCGCCAAAGAGCCGGACCGGAGTGTGCTCCAGGTCGCGCAGGGCCTGGGGATCAGCGACTCGGCCCTGCACCGCTGGGTCCGCGAGTTCGCAGGGCAGGGAGGGGCGGCCTTTCCCGGGCACGGGAAGCAGGTCCTGACCCCTGAGCAGGCCGAAATCAAGCGGTTGCAACGGGAGTTGGACATTGCACGTCAGGAGCGTGATGTCCTGAAAAAAGCCG GTGGCCTTCTTCGCCCGGGAACAATGACCGCGTTCGAGTTCATCGAAACGCACCGGGGCAAGTTCCGTCTCGACGTGATGTGCCGCATGCTCGGCGTGACCAAGAGCGGGTACTTCACTTGGCGAGGAAGGCCGATCAGCACGAGGAAAACCAAGGATGCCGAGCTAAAGGACGAGATTGAGCGTATCCACGCCAGAAGCAGGGGACGCTATGGCGTCCCCCGGGTTCACGCCGAGTTGCGAGCTGCTGGGACGGCGTGCTCGCGTCGTCGGGTGGCCCGCCTCATGCGTGAGGCGGGCCTGCAAGGTAAGGTCCGCAAAAGGTACAAAGCCACCACCCAGGCGGACCCGGCTCACCCACCCGCCGAGGACCTGGTGCGCCGCAACTTCGAGGTCACCGCACCGAACACGGTGTGGGCCAGCGACATGTCGTACCTGCCCACAAAAGAGGGCTGGCTATATCTGGCCGTCGTCCTGGACTTACACTCGCGGTTGGTGGTGGGCTGGTCCATGGGGGAGCGCCTGACCACCGATCTGCCGTTGGCAGCCTTGAAAATGGGCTTTGACCAGAGACGACCGCCACCGGGACTGATCCACCATAGCGATAGGGGTAGCCAATACACGAGTTCCGCTTACCGAGGCGCCCTGGAGGCCCAGGGCGCCCTAGCGAGCATGGGCAAGAAAGGGGATTGTTTCGATAACGCCGTCGTGGAGAGCTTTTTCTCGACCCTGAAGCGAGAGCTGTTGTTGGACCACGTGTTCCACACGCGCCAGGAGGGGCGATCACAGGTGTTCGAGTACGTGGAGATGTTCTACAACCGGCAACGGCGGCACTCGTTCCTGGGCTACCGAAGCCCGGTAGAATTCGAGCGGATCAGGGAACCCGTAGCGGCGTAA
- a CDS encoding N-acetylmuramoyl-L-alanine amidase family protein: protein MPRIPFLLLAGLPFVLVAVLPPVALAGSGDARGLVVLDPGHGGEDAGVIGYAVEKDVTLRLAQQIRRDLTRAGVQVIMTRDGDQRLTVLERVRLAISPANLFLSLHTDAAQDAAQQGISAYVAAHDVSPQRKVSRAFATRLLDDISRNTGVPSRGIKEIEYTVLTKAKVPAVLLNVGFATNAADGSRLTNPAEQQRLSASVVRAIQVTLQST from the coding sequence ATGCCCCGAATCCCGTTCCTCTTGCTTGCTGGTCTCCCTTTCGTGCTCGTAGCCGTGCTGCCTCCCGTGGCGCTGGCCGGTTCCGGTGATGCACGTGGCCTCGTCGTGCTGGACCCAGGACACGGAGGCGAGGATGCCGGTGTGATTGGGTACGCCGTCGAGAAAGACGTCACGCTCAGGCTGGCCCAGCAGATTCGCCGCGACCTCACGCGGGCCGGGGTGCAGGTGATCATGACTCGGGACGGGGATCAGCGCCTGACCGTACTCGAGCGTGTTCGGTTGGCCATCAGCCCAGCGAACCTGTTTCTGTCCTTGCACACGGACGCGGCACAGGACGCGGCGCAACAGGGCATCAGCGCGTATGTGGCCGCGCACGACGTCTCGCCTCAGCGGAAGGTGTCTCGTGCCTTCGCCACGCGCCTGTTAGATGACATCTCGCGGAACACAGGGGTGCCCAGCAGAGGGATCAAGGAGATCGAGTACACGGTGCTAACCAAAGCGAAGGTGCCGGCGGTGCTGCTCAACGTGGGTTTCGCGACCAACGCAGCGGACGGGAGCAGGCTGACGAACCCGGCCGAGCAGCAGCGACTGAGCGCCAGCGTGGTGCGCGCCATCCAGGTGACGCTGCAGTCAACCTAA